The Micromonospora sp. M71_S20 genome has a window encoding:
- a CDS encoding acyl-CoA dehydrogenase family protein: MTVDRILPTDEAHDLLDLATELADRELAPRAAGFEERAEFPREVLRTLGRAGLLGLPYAEEHGGAAQPYEVYLQVLEILASRWLAVAEAVSVHTLSCYPLAQFGTDEQRKLLPDMVGGELLGAYCLSEPQGGSDAAALTTKAVRDGDDYVVDGTKAWITHAQVADFYNIFCRTGGPGPKGISCLLADRATPGIAPQAAERTMGLRASPVAQIAFDSARVPAERLIGGEGAGFTIAMSALDSGRLGIAACAVGLAQAALDYAVGYARERQQFGRAIIDFQGLGFTLADLATQISAARALTLAAARLRDAGRPYSIEAAKAKLFATDVAMRVTTDAVQVLGGAGYVADHPVERYMREAKVLQIVEGTNQIQRLVISRALARG; this comes from the coding sequence ATGACTGTCGACCGGATCCTCCCCACCGACGAGGCCCACGACCTGCTGGACCTCGCCACCGAGCTCGCCGACCGGGAGCTGGCGCCGCGAGCCGCCGGGTTCGAGGAACGCGCCGAGTTCCCCCGCGAGGTGCTGCGCACCCTCGGGCGGGCCGGCCTGCTCGGCCTGCCCTACGCCGAGGAGCACGGCGGCGCCGCCCAGCCCTACGAGGTCTACCTCCAGGTGCTGGAGATCCTGGCCAGCCGCTGGCTCGCGGTCGCCGAGGCGGTCAGCGTGCACACCCTGTCCTGCTACCCCCTGGCCCAGTTCGGCACGGACGAGCAGCGCAAGCTGCTGCCCGACATGGTCGGCGGGGAGCTGCTCGGGGCGTACTGCCTGTCGGAGCCGCAGGGCGGGTCGGACGCCGCCGCGCTGACCACGAAGGCCGTGCGCGACGGCGACGACTACGTGGTCGACGGCACCAAGGCGTGGATCACGCACGCGCAGGTGGCGGACTTCTACAACATCTTCTGCCGCACCGGCGGGCCCGGCCCGAAGGGCATCTCCTGCCTGCTGGCCGACCGCGCCACGCCGGGCATCGCGCCGCAGGCGGCCGAGCGCACGATGGGGCTGCGCGCCTCCCCGGTGGCGCAGATCGCCTTCGACTCGGCCCGGGTGCCGGCGGAGCGGCTGATCGGCGGGGAGGGGGCGGGCTTCACCATCGCCATGTCCGCCCTCGACTCGGGGCGGCTCGGCATCGCCGCCTGCGCGGTCGGGCTGGCCCAGGCGGCGCTGGACTACGCGGTCGGCTACGCCCGGGAGCGCCAGCAGTTCGGCAGGGCGATCATCGACTTCCAGGGGCTGGGCTTCACGCTCGCCGACCTGGCCACCCAGATCTCCGCGGCCCGGGCGTTGACGCTGGCCGCCGCCCGGCTGCGCGACGCCGGGCGGCCGTACTCGATCGAGGCGGCGAAGGCGAAGCTCTTCGCCACCGACGTGGCGATGCGGGTGACCACGGACGCCGTGCAGGTGCTCGGCGGGGCCGGCTACGTGGCCGACCACCCGGTGGAGCGGTACATGCGCGAGGCCAAGGTGCTCCAGATCGTCGAGGGCACCAACCAGATCCAGCGGCTGGTCATCTCCCGGGCGCTGGCGAGGGGCTGA
- a CDS encoding Xaa-Pro peptidase family protein, whose product MGIDELYPPRRLAEARRATAAAGLDALLLTPGSDLRYLTGYDAHEGERLTCLVLPAQGEPTLIVPTLERPAAEASPAPATGVRIVDHADGTDPYPLLVAALGGPVATVGLADRMWAEQVLALRAALPGATQRLASEVLREMRLRKSPAEVAALAEAGAAIDAVHERMGEWLRPGRTEAEVGADIAAAIRAAGHVSVDFVIVAAGPNAASPHHGTSDRPIGAGEPVVVDIGGTMPSGYRSDCTRTYVAGAPAPAEFVDYYAVLHAAQRAAVAAVRPGVAASDVDAAAREPIAAAGFGAAFLHRTGHGIGLDGHEDPYVVAGNARPLEPGMAFSVEPGIYLAGRHGARIEDIVVCTTDGVQRLNTTPTELIAL is encoded by the coding sequence GTGGGAATCGATGAGCTGTATCCGCCCCGGCGGCTGGCCGAGGCCCGGCGCGCCACCGCCGCCGCGGGCCTGGACGCGCTGCTGCTGACCCCGGGCTCCGACCTGCGGTACCTGACCGGCTACGACGCGCACGAGGGGGAGCGGCTCACCTGCCTGGTGCTGCCCGCGCAGGGCGAGCCCACCCTGATCGTGCCCACGCTGGAGCGGCCGGCCGCCGAGGCGTCCCCGGCGCCGGCCACCGGCGTACGCATCGTCGACCACGCCGACGGCACGGACCCGTACCCGCTGCTCGTCGCCGCGCTCGGCGGGCCGGTGGCGACGGTCGGCCTGGCCGACCGGATGTGGGCCGAGCAGGTCTTGGCCCTGCGCGCGGCGCTGCCCGGCGCCACCCAGCGGCTGGCCTCCGAGGTGCTGCGCGAGATGCGCCTGCGCAAGTCCCCGGCCGAGGTCGCGGCGCTGGCCGAGGCGGGCGCGGCGATCGACGCGGTGCACGAGCGGATGGGGGAGTGGCTGCGGCCGGGACGCACCGAGGCGGAGGTGGGCGCCGACATCGCCGCGGCGATCCGGGCCGCCGGCCACGTGAGCGTGGACTTCGTGATCGTCGCCGCCGGCCCGAACGCCGCCAGCCCGCACCACGGCACCTCCGACCGCCCGATCGGCGCCGGCGAACCGGTCGTCGTGGACATCGGCGGGACGATGCCGTCGGGCTACCGCTCCGACTGCACCCGCACCTACGTCGCGGGCGCCCCGGCGCCGGCCGAGTTCGTCGACTACTACGCCGTGCTGCACGCCGCCCAGCGGGCCGCGGTGGCCGCGGTCCGCCCCGGAGTCGCCGCCTCCGACGTCGACGCGGCGGCCCGGGAGCCGATCGCCGCCGCCGGCTTCGGCGCGGCGTTCCTGCACCGCACCGGCCACGGCATCGGCCTGGACGGCCACGAGGATCCCTACGTGGTGGCCGGCAACGCCCGCCCCCTGGAGCCGGGGATGGCGTTCTCCGTCGAACCGGGCATCTACCTGGCGGGCCGGCACGGCGCCCGCATCGAGGACATCGTCGTCTGCACCACGGACGGCGTGCAACGGCTCAACACCACCCCCACGGAGCTCATCGCGCTATGA
- a CDS encoding Lrp/AsnC family transcriptional regulator, whose translation MEEIDRAIIAALTADGRLSYTDLAEKVGLSVSAVHQRVRRLEQRGVIKGYAARVSFEALDLPLTAFVAIRPFDPSQPDDAPERLAHLPEIDSCYSVAGEDFYLLLVRVASPADLERLLQEIRTAANVTTRTTVVLSTPYENRPPKISAEPQTRVRSRASGEPAGSSAG comes from the coding sequence GTGGAGGAGATCGACCGCGCCATCATCGCCGCGCTGACCGCTGACGGTCGGCTGTCGTACACGGATCTGGCGGAGAAGGTGGGCCTGTCGGTCTCCGCCGTGCACCAGCGGGTGCGCCGCCTGGAGCAGCGCGGCGTGATCAAGGGGTATGCCGCCCGGGTCTCCTTCGAGGCCCTCGACCTGCCGCTGACCGCGTTCGTGGCGATCCGGCCCTTCGACCCGTCGCAGCCCGACGACGCGCCGGAGCGGCTGGCCCACCTGCCCGAGATCGACTCGTGCTACTCGGTGGCGGGGGAGGACTTCTATCTCCTGCTGGTGCGGGTGGCCAGCCCGGCCGACCTGGAACGGCTGCTCCAGGAGATCCGTACGGCGGCGAACGTGACCACCCGCACGACGGTGGTGCTGTCGACGCCGTACGAGAACCGGCCGCCGAAGATCAGTGCCGAGCCCCAGACTCGGGTGCGGTCGCGGGCGTCGGGGGAACCGGCTGGTTCCAGCGCAGGATGA